Sequence from the Burkholderia sp. GAS332 genome:
ACGGCCGAACCAACGTCGCTATAAGTGCTGCCGGCTACCGTGTAGGTCGGTTTCGTGATCGAGCCGCTCGTGGTCACGCTGGAACTACCGCCCAACGCCTTTGCCACACTGTCAGCCGAACCGTACAGTTGCGAACCGTTGATCGCGTCCTTGCTACTTGACGTGACCTGACCTACCGCCACGTTGGTCAACGTAACCGAACTCGAAGAACCGATGCCGCCGAACGTGACCTTGCCCTTCGACGTATCGTCATATGCGACGAATGCACCCGTCACATTGCCGCTGCTGTCGATGTTCGCGCCCATTGCCTTCAACTGCTTGACGTTCACTGCATCGTTGTTCGCCACGCCGTCAGCCACGTTCGCCACGGTTACCAGCCCGGTCGTGCCGGCACCGCCCAGCGTCACCTTATTGTGCGCCGACGTGTCGTACTTCACGCCGTCGGCCGAACCAGTGCCAGCCTTTGCATCCACTGCTGCCAACGCTGCACCAACGTCGCTGTACGTGGTGCCATCCAGCGCATACTCCGGCTTCGAGACCTTGCCGTTCGCATCCACCGTTGAGCCACCGCCAAGCGCTGCTGCTACGCTGTTTGCCGTGTCGTACAGTTGCCCGCCATTCACTGCGTCACTGCTGCTCGATGCGACGTTACCCGCCTTCACATTTGTCAGCGCCACCAGCGCCGCAGGATTCACACCGCCAAGCGTCAGCTTGTCGTGCGCCGACGTGTCATAGACCACCGCGTTAGGCGCACCACCGCCCGCAACAGTGTTGATCGCGTCACTCAACTGCTTGACGTTCACCGCGTCGGTGTTCTCTTTACCGGCTGCCACGTTGGTGATCTGGCGCTCCGCACCCTTTGCGCCAACCGACACCGTATTGGCACGATCCGCCATCGAGTTCGCGCCCAGCGCAACGGAATTGGCCACGCTTGCGGTCGCGCCCAAGCCGAGAGCAACCGAGTTCGCACCACCAGTAACATACGCTTCGCTACCGATTGCCACGCTGCCGGAGGTATCCGTCTGAGCGGCCGAGCCCATTGCCAGCGAATTGACGCCGCCTACCGAAGAGTTGTAGCCAACCGCAACGGAGTAGTCAGCGCCGTCTTCGGTCGTCGCGGCCGCACCAATCACAGTGGTGTAGGAACCCACCGCGTTTGCGCCCGCACCGATAGCCGTAGACTGATCGTGGAACGTGCTGGCACCCTTGCCGATCGCCAACGAGCTGACACCAGCCGCTTTCGCGGTCGGCCCGATCGCCATGGCGTCCATTGACCCATCCGTGCCCGTTGTGGTCCCACCCGTCACGTTAGGACTCACTGCGATATAGCTCGTGACCGGCTGCGCGTCGCCAAGCAGCGAATTGGCGCCAAGCAGCATCGACTTAACGCCGCTTGATTGCTGCGCAAGCTGTTGCGTGACCGCGGTCTGCAACGCCTGAAGCTGGCCGAAGGTAGCCGCGTCAGTGGTCGATACGCCGTTGGCCACGTTCACGATCTTGCGTTCGCTACCCTTCTTACCGACAGAAATCACACCGGTCACATTCGCGACCGAGTTTGCACCCAGTGCAATCGAGTTGTCAGCCGACGCAAGCGAACCCGCACCAAAAGCCAGCGAGTTCAGCCCTGAAGCCTTTGCACCGCCGCCGATCGCCACAGCTTCACCGCCAGTTGCAGTCGCCGCACTCGCGGTAGACACTACGCTGATGTACTTCGTGGTGTTGGTAATCGTGGTGTTGATCGAGCTGACAACACCATCCATGCCGTTCAATGCCGAGCCGACATCGGAGTACGTTCCCATGCTGAGCTTGTAGCTGGGGTTGGTGACCGTACCGGTCGAACTCACGCTGGAATTACCGCCCAGTGCTGCCGCCACGCTGTTTGCCGTGTTGTACAGTTGCGCACCATTCACCGCGTCACTGCTGGTCGAGTTAACCACACCGTTGGCGAGGTTCGTCAACGTCACTGCAGGCGGCGTGCCTGTACCACTACCGCCCAGCGTCACCTTGAGGTGCGACGAAGAGTCGTACTGCACAGCATTAGCCGAGGCTGTGCTGGAGGCCGAGGTCACAGCCGCTTGCAACTGGCTCACGTTCACTGCGTCGGTACCCGCTGAACCGGCCGCAACGTTCGTCAAACGACGTTCCTTGCCAACCGAACCCAGTGACACTTCGCCTGCCGGCGTAGCGCCCAACAGCGTACCGCTTGATGCCAGGTATGCCGCGCTGGCCAGATTCGCGGTGGTGGTCGAGTTCGCACCCAGCGCCACCGAGTTGTTTGCCGTCGCCTTTGCGTTAGGGCCAATCGCCATCGCATCGGTACCCGTAGCCGACGAATCCGCCAGTGTCGAATTGACGTGGAAATACATAACGCCCGCATTACCGTTGGTGATGTTGTTCACCGTGTTGGTAATGTTGATCACGTTACCCGTGATGTTCGCCACGTTCTGGTTCGTCGCGTAAAGCTGCGTGCCATTGACCGCATCCGTGCTCGTTGCCGACAGCGTACCCGCCGTGAGACCTGTAATCTTGGTCGAGCCGCTTGCGCCCTTCAGCGTGATCGTGTTCTTCGTCGTGTTGTCATACGCGACGAATGAGTTCGTGATGTTGCCACTGGAATCAACGTTCGCACCAAGCGCCTGAAGCTGTCCCACGTTGACCGCGTCTGTGGGTTGCGTACCCGCTGCCACGTCAGTGATCTGGCGCGAACCCACGTCAACTGTGTTGGCACGGCTGGCAACCGAGTTTGCACCCAGCGCTACCGAGTTGTTTGCCGTCGCCGTTGCGTTAGGGCCAATCGCCATGGCATTGGTACCCGTAGCCGACGAATCGGCCAGCGTCGAATTGACGTGGAAATACTTGACGCCCGCATTACCGTTGGTGATGTTGTTCACCGTGTTGGTAATGTTGATCACGTTACCCGTGATGTTCGCCACGTTCTGGTTCGTCGAGTACAGCTGCGTGCCATTGACCGCATCGGTGCTCGATGCCGACAGCGTACCCGCCGTGAGACCGCTGATCTTGGTCGAACCGCTTGCACCCTGCAGCGTGATCGTGTTCTTCGTCGTCTCGTCATACGCGACGAATGCATTCGTCACATTGCCACTGCTGTCGACTTTCCCGCCCATTGCCTCCAACTGCTTCACGTTCACGGCGTCGTTTGGCGCGATGCCATTGGCTACGTTCGCCACCGTTACCTGCGTCGTCGAGCCAACGCCGCCCAGCGTTACCTTGTCGTGCTTGGTCGTGTCATACGACACCCCATTGGCGGAGCCACCCGTCGCAACCGCCTCGAGGGCCGCGCCTACATCCGAGAAAGTTTGACCGCCCACTGTGAAGGTCGGCATCTTGATCGTGCCGTCGGCACGCACATCTGCCTCGCCGCCGATCATCTTCGTCACGCCCTTCAGCTGATCGACGTTCACCGCGTCGGTGCCCTCCGTACCTGCCGCCATGTTGACAACTTGGCGTTGTGCCAAACTGCTGCCTACCGACACGGTTTTGGCGCGATTCGCGATGGCATTTGTGCCAAGCGCCACGGAGTTAAGAGCGGAGGCCGTAGCATTGGAGCCCAAGGCAACCGCGTTGGTGCCAGCACCGGTAACAAACGCCTCGTTACCGATCGAGATGCCGCCGGCGGTGTCGGTCTGGGCAGCCGAGCCCATTGCGAGCGCATTGGCACCGCCCACATTAGCGTTGTAACCGACCGCAACAGAATAGTTGGCAGCGGTACCGGTCGTGGCGGCTGCGCCGATCGCGGTGGTATAGGACGCAGCCGTATTAGCGCCCGCGCCGATAGCCGTAGACTGTTCATAGAAGGTGCTCGCACCCTTGCCGATCGCCAACGAGCTGGTACCGGCCGCACTCGCTGTCGGGCCGATCGCCATGGCGTCCTTCGAACCATCCGTATTTGTCATGGTGCCGCCCGTCACGTCAGCGCTGACTGCGATGTAGTTCGTGACAGGCACCGTCGCTCCAAGCAGCATCGACTTAACGCCGCTCGATTGCTGTGAAAGCTGTGTGACTGTAGTCTGCAATGCAGTGAGCTGACCGAAGGTGGCCGCGTCGGTGGGCGCTACACCGTTAGCCACATTCATGATTCTGCGTTCGCTGCCCTTTTTGCCAACGGACACCGTGTTGTCAACGTTTGCGATCGAGTTTGCGCCGATCGCAATCGAGTTGTTAGCCGTGGTATTCGATCCCGCACCAAACGACAACGAGTTCAGCCCCGAAGCTTTTGCTCCACCACCGATTGCTACAGATTCCCCGCCGGTCGCGGACGCTGCACTTGCGGTCGACGTTACACTGATGTACTTAGTGGTGTTGGTAACGTTGGTGTTGATCGCACCGATTTCGCCGTCCAAGCCGGCGAGCGCCTTACCGACGTCGCTGTATGTCCCGCTACTAAGTTGGTAGCTCGGATTCGTGACCGTGCCAGTGCCGGTCACGCTAGCGCCGCCGCCCAGCGCGGCGGCAACGCTGTTTGCCGTACCG
This genomic interval carries:
- a CDS encoding Head domain of trimeric autotransporter adhesin, with the translated sequence MNKVYKSVWNADAGTYVAVAETTKAKGKKARGGKKSRGVVGGSLAVAATGLAMSASMSAFAYKDDAMSVNPGPNNPLPGQAGVEMCSSGVAYGINTIGCTIPGTVAGMIGTGTGGGPANVDGFGLFVSFGDAFHTATQPAFVVGTKSGDLVLHGKNGISMLDNVLMYNNQIKNLGPGDVSLSSTDGVNGGQLYQRTRYFSANSDSNAPSSDAKAMGINSVASGPYALATGSNSSAYGAHASALVSNSVALGANSVAARNDSVSVGYLTADGMTQYTRQITNVTQGAAGTDAVNVDQLNAAIKSVSGGDSGGGGNPNAVLYNDSGMGLITLKGTNGTKIDHLIAGDISSVWSTDAVNGSQLYQTNQNVANVASNLANVAGNVTNITNTVNNIVNNGIAGSPLVVLYDTSDRNSVTLGGAGSSSPVKLTNVAAGDISSVSSTDAVNGSQLYQTNQNVSNAQGGLVTLSGSVNIMGRDLSNVVNTVNFIENGGGIKYFHTNSKLDDSSATGTDAVAIGGAASASAVNSVALGSNSVADRANAVSVGAAGTERQIINVAKGKMDTDAVNVKQLNDAINTVAGGGSPNAVIYDSSLHDKVTLGGNGSTTPVALTNVKAGQITSTSTDAVNGSQLYGTANSVAAALGGGASVTGTGTVTNPSYQLSSGTYSDVGKALAGLDGEIGAINTNVTNTTKYISVTSTASAASATGGESVAIGGGAKASGLNSLSFGAGSNTTANNSIAIGANSIANVDNTVSVGKKGSERRIMNVANGVAPTDAATFGQLTALQTTVTQLSQQSSGVKSMLLGATVPVTNYIAVSADVTGGTMTNTDGSKDAMAIGPTASAAGTSSLAIGKGASTFYEQSTAIGAGANTAASYTTAIGAAATTGTAANYSVAVGYNANVGGANALAMGSAAQTDTAGGISIGNEAFVTGAGTNAVALGSNATASALNSVALGTNAIANRAKTVSVGSSLAQRQVVNMAAGTEGTDAVNVDQLKGVTKMIGGEADVRADGTIKMPTFTVGGQTFSDVGAALEAVATGGSANGVSYDTTKHDKVTLGGVGSTTQVTVANVANGIAPNDAVNVKQLEAMGGKVDSSGNVTNAFVAYDETTKNTITLQGASGSTKISGLTAGTLSASSTDAVNGTQLYSTNQNVANITGNVINITNTVNNITNGNAGVKYFHVNSTLADSSATGTNAMAIGPNATATANNSVALGANSVASRANTVDVGSRQITDVAAGTQPTDAVNVGQLQALGANVDSSGNITNSFVAYDNTTKNTITLKGASGSTKITGLTAGTLSATSTDAVNGTQLYATNQNVANITGNVINITNTVNNITNGNAGVMYFHVNSTLADSSATGTDAMAIGPNAKATANNSVALGANSTTTANLASAAYLASSGTLLGATPAGEVSLGSVGKERRLTNVAAGSAGTDAVNVSQLQAAVTSASSTASANAVQYDSSSHLKVTLGGSGTGTPPAVTLTNLANGVVNSTSSDAVNGAQLYNTANSVAAALGGNSSVSSTGTVTNPSYKLSMGTYSDVGSALNGMDGVVSSINTTITNTTKYISVVSTASAATATGGEAVAIGGGAKASGLNSLAFGAGSLASADNSIALGANSVANVTGVISVGKKGSERKIVNVANGVSTTDAATFGQLQALQTAVTQQLAQQSSGVKSMLLGANSLLGDAQPVTSYIAVSPNVTGGTTTGTDGSMDAMAIGPTAKAAGVSSLAIGKGASTFHDQSTAIGAGANAVGSYTTVIGAAATTEDGADYSVAVGYNSSVGGVNSLAMGSAAQTDTSGSVAIGSEAYVTGGANSVALGLGATASVANSVALGANSMADRANTVSVGAKGAERQITNVAAGKENTDAVNVKQLSDAINTVAGGGAPNAVVYDTSAHDKLTLGGVNPAALVALTNVKAGNVASSSSDAVNGGQLYDTANSVAAALGGGSTVDANGKVSKPEYALDGTTYSDVGAALAAVDAKAGTGSADGVKYDTSAHNKVTLGGAGTTGLVTVANVADGVANNDAVNVKQLKAMGANIDSSGNVTGAFVAYDDTSKGKVTFGGIGSSSSVTLTNVAVGQVTSSSKDAINGSQLYGSADSVAKALGGSSSVTTSGSITKPTYTVAGSTYSDVGSAVDALNSLGTTGSPLGVVYDSSKRDKLTLGGNGATTAVEVSNVAAATADNDAVNLKQLKDAGLNVDTSGNVTNAFVAYDNASKNTVTFGGLGSTALVQLKNVAPASDLTDAVNFGQMKDYVSQNAGSGGTANAVAYDDSSKNTVTLGGAGHDPVTLTNVAAGSNANDAVNYSQFSSLQSQVNNLAGGGTGDTTYININTPASGGTAAVSSGTDAIAIGNGAIASGTAAIAIGKDAVTAGDNSVALGQGASAPNTNSVALGSNSTTDRDNSVSVGSAGNERQITNVAAGTQATDAVNLGQLNNAMGGMQQSINNVDRSAAKGIASASALNIVTPYLPGRTTLNAGVANYRGYQAVGLGVSRWNEKGTINYNLGVSTSGGNSTIVRAGIGIVLGN